DNA sequence from the Calditrichota bacterium genome:
ACAAACGCTAAAACTGAAGCAGCGGCTAAGAGTAACTGCCAATTTATTTTTGGTTTGCTTTTTATTGAAGCAAAAATTTTTTGTTCTATTTGCTGAATAGTTATTTTTGTCCTTTTTGTATCACTTTCTTGATTTAAGCCTTCCAGGGCAGTTCTGCAAAATTCACATTCTTTTAAATGGAACTCTATTTTCGTCTTTTCACCAGGTTGTAAATGAGTTTTATTATATGTAACTAATTGATCGAGAGTTAGACAAGGTTGGTTTTGGTTACTCATTGTAATTCCTTTTACTTTGAGTTAAAATATTCTTCAAATTTCTTTTACCATTTTGAATATGGCTCTTTACATGCTTTACTTCAAACCCAGTTTCAATGGCGATTTCTTTATACGACTTTTTTACGAAATAAAACATTTCCAAACAGCTTCTTTGTACATCATTGAGTTTGGTGATTGCTTTTTCAAGCTCTTCAACTTTAATATCGTGTGTACCGTAGTGATGCTTTAGATTCAAGCTTTCCATAATCATTTTGTCCAAGATTAACGGATCTTTCAAAATAAGCTGGCTTTTTCTGATACGGACCTTCATCAAACAATGATTTTTTGTTACAACAAAAAGCCAGTTTTTAAAGTTTCTAATCTCATGATTTTTGATGGTTCGGAGAAGTTTCTCGAATATGTCTAATACGGCATCTTCACTGTCTTGAATGTTTCTAAAATACTTTTGACAATTAAGGTAAACAAGATGATGATAGCGAAGATATAATTCTGCAAAATATTCTTGATTTTCAGATTCGAGAAATTTTTTTAATAGTTCTGAGTCAGT
Encoded proteins:
- a CDS encoding sigma-70 family RNA polymerase sigma factor, with translation MQLFRNKKQFTDSELLKKFLESENQEYFAELYLRYHHLVYLNCQKYFRNIQDSEDAVLDIFEKLLRTIKNHEIRNFKNWLFVVTKNHCLMKVRIRKSQLILKDPLILDKMIMESLNLKHHYGTHDIKVEELEKAITKLNDVQRSCLEMFYFVKKSYKEIAIETGFEVKHVKSHIQNGKRNLKNILTQSKRNYNE